One genomic region from Cyanobium usitatum str. Tous encodes:
- a CDS encoding type II toxin-antitoxin system VapC family toxin yields MSQRGPKRVDQHRPLFEAQMVVCSHLGEAVGLPELELLLSRANVQTVAFERSHLHWALQGWRQFGKGRHRAGLNLGDRFSYGLAVALDLPLLFKGDDFAHTDVKVAL; encoded by the coding sequence TTGTCTCAGCGAGGCCCCAAGCGCGTTGATCAGCACCGCCCCTTGTTTGAAGCCCAGATGGTGGTGTGCAGCCATCTGGGGGAGGCTGTTGGCTTGCCGGAACTGGAGTTGCTGTTGAGTCGCGCCAATGTGCAGACAGTGGCTTTTGAACGGTCGCATCTTCACTGGGCCCTCCAGGGCTGGCGCCAGTTCGGCAAGGGCCGCCACCGGGCCGGCCTCAACCTGGGCGATCGCTTCAGCTATGGCCTGGCCGTGGCCCTCGACCTGCCGCTGCTGTTTAAGGGCGACGACTTCGCCCACACTGATGTAAAAGTTGCCCTGTGA
- the cysE gene encoding serine O-acetyltransferase, with translation MLKALQADLAIIKQRDPAARGTLEILLCYPGLHALTLHRFSHWLWGQRLPPLPLVARLLSQLGRLATGVEIHPGARIGHGVFIDHGMGVVIGETAVISDRCLLYQGVTLGGTGKAHGKRHPTLLENVVVGAGAKVLGAITVGANTRIGAGSVLLRDVAADSTVVGIPGRVIHQSGVRIDPLAHSALPDTEANVIRNLMERIDVLEMELARTQGCLRELAAGRPLLEPCTGAAQNLKDREILEFLGDNPGINS, from the coding sequence ATGCTCAAGGCACTGCAGGCCGACCTGGCGATCATCAAGCAGCGAGATCCTGCGGCCCGAGGCACGCTGGAAATCCTGCTCTGCTATCCGGGGCTGCACGCCCTGACGCTGCATCGTTTCAGCCACTGGCTGTGGGGCCAACGGCTGCCGCCCCTGCCCCTGGTAGCTCGGCTGCTAAGCCAGCTGGGGCGACTGGCTACCGGCGTTGAAATCCACCCCGGAGCCCGGATCGGCCACGGAGTGTTCATCGACCACGGCATGGGCGTGGTGATCGGTGAAACGGCCGTGATCAGCGATCGCTGCCTGCTGTATCAGGGCGTCACCCTGGGCGGCACAGGCAAGGCCCACGGCAAGCGCCATCCCACCCTGCTGGAAAACGTAGTAGTGGGGGCTGGCGCCAAGGTGCTGGGTGCGATCACCGTGGGTGCCAACACTCGCATCGGCGCCGGCTCGGTGCTGCTGCGCGATGTGGCGGCCGACAGCACGGTGGTGGGCATACCGGGCCGGGTAATCCATCAGAGCGGGGTGCGCATCGACCCCCTGGCCCACTCAGCCCTGCCAGACACGGAAGCCAATGTGATCCGCAACCTGATGGAGCGCATCGACGTTCTGGAAATGGAACTAGCCCGAACCCAAGGCTGCCTGCGGGAGCTGGCTGCAGGCCGCCCCCTGCTGGAGCCCTGCACCGGGGCCGCTCAAAACCTAAAAGACCGCGAAATCCTGGAATTCTTGGGCGATAACCCTGGCATCAACAGCTGA
- the infC gene encoding translation initiation factor IF-3, producing MPPRPRFDRRAPVRELPNINDRISYPNLRVVDADGSQLGVITREEALEVAKDRELDLVLVSEKADPPVCRIMDYGKYKFEQEKKAKEAKKKSHQTEVKEVKMRYKIDSHDYQVRIGQAQRFLKDGDKVKCTVIFRGREIQHTALAEVLLYRMAKDLEDNAEIQQPPKREGRNMIMFLSPRKAAAPKGNVKPAAAAEAAG from the coding sequence ATGCCTCCACGTCCCCGTTTTGACCGCCGTGCTCCCGTGCGGGAGCTGCCCAACATCAACGACCGCATCAGCTACCCCAACCTGCGGGTGGTGGATGCCGATGGCAGTCAACTGGGGGTGATCACCCGCGAGGAGGCCCTTGAAGTGGCCAAGGACCGCGAGCTCGATCTGGTGTTGGTGAGCGAGAAGGCCGATCCGCCGGTGTGCCGGATCATGGATTACGGCAAATACAAGTTTGAACAGGAAAAGAAGGCCAAAGAAGCCAAGAAGAAGTCGCACCAGACGGAAGTAAAAGAGGTGAAGATGCGCTACAAAATCGACTCGCACGACTACCAGGTGCGGATCGGTCAGGCGCAGCGCTTCCTTAAGGACGGCGACAAGGTGAAGTGCACCGTGATCTTCCGCGGCCGCGAAATCCAGCACACCGCCCTAGCCGAAGTGCTGCTTTACCGCATGGCCAAGGACCTCGAGGACAACGCCGAGATCCAGCAGCCCCCCAAGCGGGAAGGTCGCAACATGATCATGTTCCTCAGCCCCCGCAAGGCCGCTGCTCCCAAGGGCAATGTCAAGCCTGCCGCCGCAGCTGAGGCAGCGGGCTGA
- the miaA gene encoding tRNA (adenosine(37)-N6)-dimethylallyltransferase MiaA, with translation MSPTESAGQPLVIVLLGPTASGKTDLAIALAQALDLAVLNVDSRQLYRQMDVGTAKPTAAQRGQARHELLDLRDPDQPINLQEFRAIAEAQLNGELARKPLALLAGGSGLYLQALTQGLEPPAVPPQPQLRAQLAALGQPLCHQLLRQGDPVAAARIAPADAVRTQRALEVLYATGRTLSSQQGATPPPWRVLELGLNPTDLTARIASRTRGLFAAGLVAETEALIERYGAELPLLNTIGYAEAKQQLAGDLSETESIALCEQRTRQFAKRQRTWFRRRHAPIWLEERSTEGQLAQALQVVERGLG, from the coding sequence GCCAACCCCTCGTCATCGTCTTGCTGGGCCCCACGGCCAGCGGCAAAACGGACCTGGCAATCGCCCTGGCCCAGGCCCTCGATCTGGCGGTGCTGAACGTGGATTCGCGCCAGCTCTACCGCCAGATGGACGTGGGCACCGCCAAGCCCACGGCCGCTCAGAGGGGGCAGGCGCGCCACGAGCTGCTGGATCTGCGCGATCCCGACCAGCCGATCAACCTGCAGGAGTTTCGGGCGATCGCCGAGGCCCAGCTCAACGGCGAGCTTGCCCGCAAACCCCTGGCCCTGCTGGCTGGCGGCAGCGGCCTCTACCTACAGGCCCTCACCCAGGGGCTGGAGCCCCCAGCGGTGCCACCCCAACCCCAGCTGCGCGCCCAGCTGGCAGCCCTTGGCCAGCCCCTCTGCCACCAGCTGCTGCGCCAGGGCGACCCGGTGGCTGCCGCCCGCATCGCCCCCGCCGATGCCGTGCGCACCCAAAGGGCCCTGGAGGTGCTTTATGCCACAGGGCGAACCCTCTCCAGCCAGCAAGGAGCCACGCCACCGCCCTGGCGGGTGCTGGAGCTGGGCCTAAACCCCACCGACCTAACAGCTCGCATCGCCAGCCGCACCCGGGGCCTATTTGCTGCGGGGCTGGTGGCTGAAACCGAAGCCCTGATCGAGCGCTACGGGGCTGAGCTGCCCCTGCTCAACACCATCGGCTATGCCGAGGCGAAGCAGCAGCTGGCCGGCGATCTCAGCGAAACTGAATCGATCGCCCTTTGCGAGCAGCGCACCCGCCAATTCGCCAAACGGCAGCGCACCTGGTTTAGGCGGCGCCATGCCCCGATCTGGCTGGAGGAGCGCAGCACCGAGGGGCAGTTGGCCCAGGCGTTGCAAGTGGTCGAGCGCGGACTAGGGTGA
- a CDS encoding type II toxin-antitoxin system VapB family antitoxin produces MAKAHLGRIRLDFYPGVAMGMNIKDPQVHAMARELAARRSTSVTDAVRQALRAELERAGRESDLHGARARQQRAQELLDRFSRLSWPAGVTSKDLQDALYDEHGLPV; encoded by the coding sequence GTGGCCAAGGCCCATCTGGGCAGAATTAGGCTGGATTTCTACCCAGGTGTAGCCATGGGCATGAATATCAAGGATCCGCAGGTTCATGCCATGGCGAGGGAGCTGGCCGCCCGCCGCTCCACTTCCGTCACCGATGCCGTGCGCCAGGCACTGCGCGCGGAGCTTGAGAGAGCAGGCCGGGAGAGCGATCTTCACGGTGCGCGGGCTCGTCAGCAGCGGGCGCAAGAGCTGTTGGATCGCTTCAGCAGGCTCTCCTGGCCGGCAGGGGTGACCAGCAAGGATCTGCAGGATGCGCTCTACGACGAGCACGGTTTGCCTGTTTGA
- a CDS encoding GntR family transcriptional regulator: MRFHIQQESDIPASTQLYNQICFAIAARHYPPGHRLPSTRQLAMQTGLHRNTISKVYRQLETDGVVEAMAGSGIYVRDQQKPREIKPPPGPRGKLLPDIDRQVRQSVDGLLNAGCTLQQGRDLLTREIDWRLRCGARVLVSTPREDIGASMLIAEELNPSLEVPVEVVPMEELAAVLSESNNGTVVTSRYFLQPVEEIAKQHGVRAVAVDLNDFRHELDLLKELRQGSCVGLVSISPGILRAAEVILHSMRGNELLVMTANPDTGSRLLALLRAASHVLCDRPSLPLVEQSLRQNRAQLIRMPVVHCAQSYLGTATIDSLRKEIGLLAT; the protein is encoded by the coding sequence GTGCGATTCCACATCCAGCAGGAAAGCGACATCCCGGCGTCGACGCAGCTCTACAACCAGATCTGCTTCGCCATTGCGGCCCGCCACTACCCGCCGGGGCACCGATTGCCCAGCACCAGGCAGCTGGCGATGCAAACCGGCCTGCACCGCAACACGATCAGCAAGGTGTATCGCCAGCTGGAAACCGACGGCGTCGTTGAGGCGATGGCAGGGTCGGGCATCTACGTGCGCGACCAGCAAAAGCCCCGGGAAATCAAGCCGCCCCCGGGCCCCAGGGGCAAGCTCCTGCCGGACATCGACCGCCAGGTGCGCCAGAGCGTCGATGGCCTGCTCAATGCCGGCTGCACCCTGCAGCAGGGCCGCGACCTGCTCACCCGCGAGATCGACTGGCGCCTTCGCTGCGGCGCCCGGGTGCTGGTCAGCACTCCCCGGGAAGACATCGGCGCTTCGATGCTGATCGCCGAGGAGCTCAACCCCAGCCTCGAGGTGCCGGTGGAGGTGGTGCCAATGGAGGAGCTGGCGGCGGTGCTCAGCGAATCCAACAACGGCACGGTTGTGACCAGCCGCTACTTCCTGCAGCCGGTGGAAGAGATTGCCAAGCAGCATGGCGTGCGGGCGGTAGCCGTTGATCTCAACGATTTTCGCCACGAGCTCGACCTACTCAAGGAGCTGCGTCAAGGCAGCTGCGTGGGCCTGGTGAGCATCAGCCCGGGGATCCTGCGGGCCGCCGAGGTGATCCTGCACAGCATGCGCGGCAACGAGCTACTGGTGATGACCGCCAACCCCGACACGGGCAGCCGCCTGCTGGCCCTGCTGCGGGCCGCCAGCCACGTGCTCTGCGACCGCCCCAGCCTGCCGCTGGTGGAACAGAGCCTGCGCCAGAACAGGGCCCAGCTGATACGGATGCCGGTGGTGCACTGCGCGCAGAGCTACCTGGGCACAGCCACCATCGATAGCCTGCGCAAAGAGATCGGCTTACTGGCTACATGA